A single region of the Chrysoperla carnea chromosome 5, inChrCarn1.1, whole genome shotgun sequence genome encodes:
- the LOC123299644 gene encoding probable actin-related protein 2/3 complex subunit 2 produces the protein MIILEINNRIVEDTLTLKFKNALAGAKPESIDVTIADFDGVLFHISNVNGNKQKVRVSISLKFYKQLQEHGADELLKEIYGSLLTTTEDGYNVSVLIDLENVPDNWEEIVKKVGLLKRNCFASVFQKYFDFQERGEEGHSRAVINYRTDETMYVEAKADRVTVVFSTMFRDKSDVVLGTVFMQELKEGRRASHTAPQVLFSHKEPPLELQDTNASVGDNIGYVTFVLFPRHTNRTTRDNTINLIHMFRDYLHYHIKCSKAYIHSRMRAKTSDLLKVLNRARPEQQRTDKKTITGRTFIRKE, from the exons atgattatattagaaataaataatagaatagtCGAAGATACGTTAacattaaagttcaaaaatgctCTTGCTGG agcgAAACCTGAGTCAATAGATGTAACCATTGCCGATTTTGATGGTGTATTATTTCATATATCGAATGTAAATGGcaataaacaaaaagttagG GTTAGTATATCcctgaaattttataaacaattacaaGAACATGGCGCTgatgaattattaaaagaaatttatggATCGTTATTGACAACAACGGAAGATGGTTACAATGTATCTGTACTAATTGATTTAGAAAATGTTCCCGATAATTGGGAAGAAATAGTTAAGAAAGTTGGCTTATTAAAACGAAATTGTTTTGCAtcagtatttcaaaaatattttgattttcaagaGCGTGGTGAAGAGGGACATTCGAGGGCTGTTATTAATTATAGGACTGATGAGACAAT GTACGTAGAAGCAAAGGCTGATCGGGTAACTGTTGTATTTTCAACAATGTTTAGAGACAAAAGTGATGTGGTATTAGGTACGGTATTTATGCAAGAATTAAAAGAAGGACGGCGAGCATCACATACTGCACCACAAGTCTTATTTAGTCACAAAGAACCTCCATTAGAATTACAAGACACAAATGCTAGTGTTGGTGATAATATTGGTTATGTAACATTTG tattatttccAAGACATACAAATCGAACCACACGcgataatacaataaatttaattcatatgtTTCGTGATTACCTTCATTATCATATCAAATGTTCGAAAGCGTACATTCATAGTCGTATGCGTGCTAAAACTTCTGATCTACTTAAGGTGCTAAATCGTGCGCGTCCTGAACAACAGCGTACGGATAAAAAGACTATTAc AGGTAGAACTTTTATCAGAAAAGAATGA